The Papaver somniferum cultivar HN1 chromosome 6, ASM357369v1, whole genome shotgun sequence genome segment AATTATGAGCATTTTTCTTGATACTTTAAAAGAAGATACAATGCTTTGGATGCCAGCAAAAGATGGTAAGTTTTCTGTGAAAAATACATACAAGAAACTTACAATGACTACTTCAGGTGTTCAAGTTAATGGCAGAGATATCCAAAACAAGGTCTGGAGATCACTGTGGAAAACAAATACTGCGCACAGAACTAAACTGTTTGCTTGGAAATGCATCAGAGATCTGCATAATACCAGATATAAATTGTCCATCTATAATGAGCACATTGCTCCTCATTGTACTATCTGTGGAGGGAGTGCAGAAACCATAGAACATCTAATCTTTGAATGTGATCATGCAAAGAAAATCTGGAGGCTTTCAAGTGTAGATATTGAAGCAGTTCACAGTATTCATTATATTGTCAGAATGGGTAGAAAGCTGGTTCTTAAATGACATCATATATAAAGATAAATCTAAACTCTATAGTTTGATGGTTACCACTTTGGGTTATTTGGAAGGACAAGTGTGATGCAGTTTTTCAGGGAGTATCTCTCAAACCTGTTAGCTCCATGCATAAAATAATTTATCATCTGCATTCTCACTTACATGAACCTTTAACCAACAACATTAATCTGAATGTCAGTTTAACCTCTCAATGAAAACCACCACGACATGATATTCTTAAGCTTAATGTAGATGCCTCCTTCTGTCATAATACTAAAACACTTGGAACTGGTGTTGTTTTGCGCACAGGTACAGGAAGCTGTGAAGGAATCAAAGAAAGCTTCTCAAATGGAGTTTTGAGCCCAGAAGCTGGGGAGTGCATGGCCATACGTGAAGCTTTAACATGGGCAAATGATAAAAAGATCTTGAGGATTCACATTGAAGCTGATGCACAACTAgttatccttttttttatataggAAAGGCTTAGGCCTGGAAAGGCACTAAGAGGCAGTACATATGAGTTGCATTGCAACAGCTTTGGATGTACCACCCAATCTGCCAACGTTATTCTTATAAAGAAGGGATAAGTTAAATTCCTACATGTTTTGACTACGAGTAATAATACTAagatttaataaaaaagataTGGGATTTATGGCCATATTTGTACTAGTGTCTTCTTGACTTTGTCCCGCTTCATAGTATGTGAGATGAAATCTTCCTTGAGCAGCTTGATTGTAGAGTAGTTTGAAACGATCTAGAATGTCCATTGATTCAGCAGATATTGCAATGTTTGTGTGCTGCATCTCTTTGGCCCACTGGAAAGCTAGGTCAGCGCCTCCTGTGACTTCCCCTTCTCCATAGTGTCCTGGATGTCCTCTAGAGCCAATGATGTTTCCTGCAAAATATGTCATAGTTAAGGCAGTGTAACAAATAAAGTTCTCAGGATCTTGAATAGTACAGATACTGATATGTTTCCAAAATCTTGTTTCTACATTCCAGGTGTAATGTGCATGAGTATTGTTAGATTCCTATGGTAAGAGAGGGAAGTTCTTCAAGATATGATTTGGCACTGCATGAATTCTATTATGGTTGCACAAATGTTTCCTTATTCTGAGGGTGATTACTCCCACATTAGGATGGATTTTTTAAATATAAaatcacatctagctttccaaaTGTACCAACATGTGGTGGCATAGATGTTGCAATCAGTGTTTCCTAGTTGAAACAAGGAGTTCATCCACTCAATGAGatagtattgttatcaaagaGAGTATGGGAGGTGCCAAGAATTTCCTGCCAAACTGAAGCAGCAGTAGTGCAATTTAGGAACATGTGAGACATGGTTTATTCTTCTCCACTATTGCAGACAGTGCATAATGGATTGATGTAATGAAGTATGCTAGTTGTCTTGGCATTTGTGGGAAGAATTCCATGTGCACATTTCCAAATAAAGTTTTTGATTACTGGAGCCACCTCCATGTTCCAAATGGTTTCCCAATTGCCAGCTGGGGTGTCATTTCTGTAGATTTGATCAATTTTTGCCTGGTAAAGGTCCTTGACAGAAAAAACTCTTGTGTTGTTGATGTTCCAAATTATTCTGTCTTCTTCATTTGGGTGTGTCTGTAGAGTAAGAATAATAGCAGCTTCCTCCCTGCTGAAGATGTTAGAAATTTGAGCTTCATCCCAATTTCCATCTGGAAGAATCAAGGCTTCTAACTTATATATATAATGAGGGCAGTGATGAGGTTTTTGAAGTTTTGTTGTGGAGTTTGGTATCTTTCCAAATTTGGATCCTTCTGCCATTTCCAATCTTCCAGGAGCAGTGTTGTTGTACGTTGCTTATACCTTCTAGTATTCCTTTCCATATACAAGAGTCCCCATCCTTGGATTTAGTGTTCATGCTGAGAACATTTCTGCCTAGAAGATATCTGGCATCCATGAGTTTATACCATAAAGAATCTTTATCTTGCTTAAATCTCCATCCAATTTTTGTTCATGGAGCTGTTAAATAATTCCATAATCATGAATCCTAGACCTCTCAGATCTTTTGGCTTGCAAACTTCTGTCCAAGCCTTAGGGTAATAACCAGAAGGATTCTTTATGTTCTTACCCCAGAAGAAGTCTCTTTAGAGATTATTAATGTCTTTGCAAGTTTTCTTAGGCACCTTAAAGCAGTTCATTAGGTAAATGCAAGCTGAAGTGGTGACAGATTTGATGATTACCTTTCTGCCAGCAGGGTTAAGAGGTGTATGTTTCCAACCTGTGAGTCTCAGCTTCAATTTGTCTACTCCAGGCTTGAAAGAGTTGATTTTGCTTCTATGTGTGAATAAAGGAGATCCTAGGTATTTATCATTGAGCTGAAGAACTTGAACTCCCATAACATTTCTAATTTGATGAATGAGCTCTGGGTTGGTGTTTTTGCTGAAAAAGACTCCAGATTTATGGAAGTTGATAAGCTGCCCAGAAGTATTTCCAAAAGTCTGCAGGAGCTGCATAATATTTTCCGCTTCTATTTTATTTGCCTTGCAGAAGATCATGCAAATATGAGATGACTGATAGAGGGTGCTTCCTTGCAGATCTTTATTCCATGAATTGGCCTATCTCCTCGGCATGCAGTAAAGTTCTTGAAAGGGATTCCATGCAGAATAAGAACAGGTAGGGAGATAGAGGATCACCTTGCCTTAGTCCTCTAGAGGGTTTGAAGAATTTGTCAGGAGAACCATTGATGAGAACAGCTGATATGGTGGTTGATATGCATTGATAAATATTATTGCACCATAGGTCATCAAAGCCAAGTTTCTTCATAATTGTTATCAAAAAAAACCAGTCCACTCTGTCAAAGGCCTTGGCCATATCAATTTTTATTCCCATAGTACCAGAATTACCTTTTTTTCCTCTATTAGATCTCATGGTGTGTATAATTTCATGAGAAATAGTTATAGTGTCATGTATTTGCCTCCCAGAAATAAATGCTGATTAAtagggggatatgattttgttttgtaATGGCTTCATtctttgagctaagagtttagAGATGATTTTTTAGGTGGTGTTACAGAGGCTGATAAGTCTGAAATAGCCAGGGGAAGTTGGGTTTCAATCTTGGGGATGATGGCTATGAAGGTGGCATTCATCTCTTTTAGCAAGTGCCCAGAGAGGAAGAAGTTTTGAACCATTGAGACAATATCATTACCTATAATATCCCAGTTGATTTTAAAGAAGTTTGGtggaaaaccatctggacctgagGCTTTGTCATTTGCCATACTGAATAAGATGGCCTTAATTTCTTCAGGTTCTGGTCTTATGTTGAGGGTGATATTATCATCAGGAGTTATGGTTGAGGGGATGAGATTGATTATTTCAGAAGAAGGTTTGATAGTTTCAGCTGTTTCCATATGAGAAAAATGGTTGGTAAAGCAGTCCGTTACCTCCTGTTGTTCTGTGATCCAACTACCTTCTTCAGTTTGAATTGTTTCAATTTTATTCCTTCTTGCTCTACTTTTTGTGGATCTGTGGAAGTAGCTTGTGTTTTGATCCCCCAGATTGATAAGTTGATCCCTGCTCTTAGTTTTCCAGAATTTCTCTTCAATGTCATGCCAGTTTTTGAGTTGCTTTCTTCCATCAGCTAGAGCTTGTCATCTGTCAGTTCTAAAGTAGTAAGTACGTAACCAAGTTAAGTGTTGCTTGCACTCTTCAATGTTGGTTTTGATATTTCCATACACTTCCTTGTTCCAAACTTTGATTTGTAATTTGATGTCTTTAAGCTTTCTGGCAATTGAGAAAGCACTTGATCCTGGGGTGACCTTGTTCCAGCATTCAGCAATAATTTTACTGCAATCAGCATGATCTATCCAAGGACCAAAAAATTTGAATGGTATCTTACCGTTCTTCCAGTGGGGATTAGAATTTAACAGAATTGGGTGATGGTCAGAACCAATGGCTAGCATATTTGTGATAGTAGTGTTTGGGAAAATATCCAACCAACTATCATTAGCTAGACCTCTATCCAATCTTTGCTCAGTTAAAGCAGGACCTTTTCTCTTGTTTGACCAAGTGAAAGGGCAGCCAGAGAAACCAAGGTCAATGAGATCTAAATTTTGAACTTTTTCATTGAATATAGAGGCTTCATTTGCATCAATGGGATGGGAACTGAACTTTTCTGTATCATGAAGAATGAAGTTGAAGTCTCCAGTGACCAGCCAAGGCAGTTTGTGAGAGATAGCAGTTTTCTTAAGGGTTTCCAAGAGTTTAACTTGGATTGAGTGTCATTAGGATTACCATAGTAACCTGTGAATAACCAAGGAGGTCTTTTGGCACTTCTGATGACAGCATTAATGTGGTTTATAGACTAATATAAGACTTCCAGGTTTAGATTGCTTTTCCATAATAAGGCTAAACTACCTGCAGTGCCACTAGCCCCACCTGGGTTAACATACCAGAAGTTGTTGACTCCTAAGTCATGTAAAGTTTTCTTGAGTTTATCATGCTTTTGCCTAGTTTCAGACAAGAATATTATGTCAGGGTTTAATTTATTAAGCATTTCATTGAGGTATCTTTTAGCATCCCTAGTGCCCAATCCTTGACAATTACATGCTAAGGAAGTGAAGAATTGCCAAAAATATGACACTGCTGGATACTTAGAGGTAGGCCTTCTAATAATTCTATCATAATGCTTATGAATCAAAAATACAAAAAGTAAATTAAGAAGATGGTTAGAATAGTGCATGACATGCTGGATATGGCAAGCTACTAAGCTGTAAAACAAAGTTGTGTTGGGTTTTAAAGATGGTTTTTTTGTTGTTAAATAATTGTGCCTGCTATCAGAATTGTTTCTTGAGACAATTTTGCTATGATTTCCAACATATACTAGAGTGTTAGTGTAGTGAGACCAGTAGGCATACATGGAAGAGATCACATGATTAGGACAGTGGTTCAAATTATAGGAATAGCTAGAGATAGAAGTTTTTATAACATGAATGGAAAAAAGATTCTTATGTAATGTTTTGGGGGATATAAAATGCAGTATGAAATAGAATGAATCAAAATCTTACCCTCAGAAAGCTTAGTCAAACTTGTATACAGATACATACCAGGATTTAGATTTGCAGGTTCCAAGCAGTTGACCCTTATACATTGGTAGTCGAAATACTTCAGAGCTAGAGAGGGAGATTGTTGTAGATAGATATCAAGCAAAGCCTTATGACCCAATTTAGAGCTTATTCCAAGAACAAAATTGTATCAATTATAGCTACCACTAAAAAATATCTTCAGAGAATCATATCTGACGTAAGGATTTTCTAGATAGAAAGTGAGATAGTAATTTCCAAACTGAGCTAAAACGAATTGCCTTGAAATTGAGATACTATAACTGAATAGAGCTTTATTAGAATTGAGATTGGTTTGTAGAACATTGAAATGCAAAGGCAAAAAAATCTTGGTTTCCTTTAATTTGAAATAAACTCTAATTCTATTTTCAATTGAAGCAACATCTGTGAGATGAGCACTGGTGATGATCAggtgtttataatttttcttggaaGGGGAAAATCCAGCTTCCAATCTGATGTAACTAGTGATTCGGGTGTTGTTAATGTGATTTGTGTGATTGGTGTTGTATGTGATGACTGTGATGCTAGCGATGCTTGTGATTATATTCATCTGTTCTGTTTCGGTGATTGGGTTCTGGGTGTGTTTTGAAAAATTGAACTGGTTTGAGTGGTATAATGTATCCATAGAActcagaagaagagaagattaacTATTGGTGTAGTAATGCATCATTTGAACTCAGATTCATAAACGTTTTCGAGCGGATTTTGAAATTCAGGTAACGACTCCGGTGAGATTCGACCGTTTGGAACTAGCCGTTGTAGGAAGACGACACTGAGTAACGGCTAGAATAGGCAACAGACGGGAGAACTCGGGAAGGGGAGAGAGGAGAGAGGGGAGATCTCATTTCGTAGCCGATTTTTTCTAGCGGTGCTTCCACAGAATCTGTACACAATATTGTAAACCTCACAAAGATCACAACTAGTTATCCAATCCATTACAGATGAGGTTCTTCTTATACAATGGGAGAATAGAAAcatcttaacaaaaataaaacaattgagtttaaattttgagctttgtactTTTTCTTATGTTAGCAGGAGAGATAATCAAGTTGCAAATGCATTTGCTAAATCTGTTAGAAGCACTGTTATAAACATCAATCTGTCTAATAATTTTCCGGCTGATTTTTGTAGTCTTCTGGCAAGAGACAATCACTCTCAAATCAGGTAATACAatcttttattttatcaaaaaaaaaaagaaatttgtttattaaaaaaagAACGCAATACAGAAAAAACCTACGAACAAACCCTAAGAACAAACCTAGGTTTTCTTCCCTAAGAAATGCTTCCAATCTAGAGAACAATATTGCAATCCAGAAACCATAATATAATTATCGTGTTCTTATTCACAAGTCGGCTGCCATACAACATCAGAGAAGAAGGTTGGGTTTTTGTTGGATCGACTAGCACGagcgttgttgttgttgtcgttaAATCAAAAGATGGTGAATTCGGAAAGATTGGTGTGCAGGTATTTTGCTAAGGGTTTAGTTTTGAATTCGGAAGCCTGGAAGAAAAGTcatcaaatcaaggttttgaagATTATGAGTGGTTAATGGTTTAGGCAATATGGGTTTGTGTTGAATTCGTTTTTTGCAGGGAAAGAGATATAAAATGTCATATCTCAACCAACAGCAGTATACACAACAAGTGTTTGGCAAAATTCCTGGAACCACCGGttcaattaaatcaaaataaaaaattgcaGAAACCAAATATTCTTAAAATTGTTCCTGGTAGTCAATTTATACTTTCAAGATCTATGTGATGTTTTTGTTCTTATCATAACTGTCGAACTCTATGTTTATTTGTAGGATTGCTGTGTACAAAACACTCTACACATTTGGAAGTTATATGCCTGATGTCATGGCTGCAGTTGACCAGTTAATTTGGTCGAAAAAATTCGGTAATTTGATTTATCTTAGCTATGATTTACAAAACTAATTGATGCTTCTGAAAAAGATTGATGTTTCTGAACAATAACTTCCTCTTTGCATGTTAGTAAAgtatgtacttttatttgctacTCGGAATTAATTTATTGAGCCTCCAATAATTGGAAAATTTTATCAATCGCAATAAGCTATCCAACAGTTTTACCCAAATCATTGTTCATCCTGAATTCGTAGGTTGTCTATCATTATGATTGTTGGCGGTTTTGAAAAAGCTTCCAAGATAACCAGTATTGTTCATATGCATGTGAAGTATAGATGTTACCTGTTACAGATACTTGATTAGTAATCCATATTCATATAAAGTTTATTTGTCGTCGATAATGGAACTATATTCTTTCCTTTTGAGTAATGGCTAAGCATTCATTCCATATTACTATTGATTGTTTCTATTACTGTTGTATCCTTATAACCCTGCTTTAATCTCAAAACCGTGTTCGCGTCTTCTTACATAATTGTTCAACTCTATGTATTAGTTTTACTTCTGTGGTTTCAGGTGATAAATTCTGTTACGAGTTGGAATTCAATTGGAGTCGAATATTGCTACAATGGCCAAAAGCCTTTGCCCGCACCTTTCTTAGAAATTGCAAAGCAGTCTCCATGGGTTGGTACAAAGGTATTACTGAAACCCTTCGTTTTGTatattatataatgaaaatcaatAGTTCAGTGGTTGCTCTTAGTTCTTTTATGACCTAAGTCATTTACTTAGGTTGACAGTTTAGATGTTGTTTCAGTTGAGATGTTGTTTCATTTTTGTAATATGCAGCTTCTAGAATGTCTTAGAACTTCCATTTTCGTCGATAATGGAACTATATTCTTTCCTTTTGAGTAACGGCTAAGCATTCATTCCATAGTACTACTGATTGTTTCTATTACTTTTGTATCCTTATAACCCTGGTTTAATCTCAAAACCGTGTTCGCATCTTCTTACATAATTGTTGAACTCTATGTATTAGTTTTACTTCTGTGGTTTCAGGTTATAAATTCTGTTACGAGTTGGAATTCAATTGGAGTCGAATATTGCCACAATGGCCAAAAGCCTTTGCCTGCACCTTTCTTAGAAATTGCAAAGCAGTCTCCATGGGTTGGTACAAAGGTATTACTGAAGACCTTCGTTTTGTATTATTATATAATGCAAATCAATAGTTCAGTGGTTGCTCTTTGTTCTTTTATGACCTAAGTCATTTACTTAGGTTGAAAGTTTAGATGTTGTTTCAGTTGAGATGTTGTTTCATTTTTGTAATATGCAACTTCTAGAATGTCTTAGAACTTCCATTTTCGTCGATAATGGAACTATATTCTTTCCTTTCGAGTAACGGCTAAGCATTCATTCCATATTACTACTGATTGTTTCTATTACTGTTGTATCCTTATAACGCTGCTTTAATCTCAAAATCGTGTTTGCGTCTTCTTACATAATTGTTCAACTCTATGTATTATTTTTACTTCTGTGGTTTCAGGTTATAAATTCTGTTACGAGTTGGAATTCAATTGGAGTCGAATATTGCTACAATGGCCAAAAGCCTTTGCCTGCACCTTTCTTAGAAATTGCAAAGCAGTCTCCATGGGTTGGTACAAAGGTATTACTGAAGCCCTTCGTTTTGTATATTATATAATGCAAATCAATAGTTCAGTGGTTGCTCTTAGTTCTTTTATGACCTAAGTCATTTACTTAGGTTGACAGTTTAGATGTTGTTTCAGTTGAGATGTTGTGTCATTTTTGTAATATGGAACTTCTAGAATGTCTTAGAACTTCCATTTCCCTCGGATAGAAATTAAATTGGAGAATCTGTTAGTTCTTAACTTCCATCTCTATGCATGTTTATTGGTTCTTTCCTAGGTTTTTTACTACCAACACTTATTATATTTCCCTATGTCTGTTAGTTCTCTACCCAGGTTCGCTAATATTGGGATTTTATTAAGAACACTTGAATCAATTTGTACTGAGCCTTTCAAGAAATCGATATGATTTcagaactttttttttatttttgttttcatttttccaaTGCAATTTTGGAGTCTTATTAAATATTTGGATATATATACAGATAGTGATGATGTTCTGTGGAGATCCACTAATTCCTATCATTGTTACTCCTCTGGGTATGGGGAAAGTGAAACCACAACACTTCACAAGATATAGATGAATAGCAGAATTGCAGCTATGATCATAATGTTGGTGGCTACCGGGATCTTACACCGTTTTTCAATCAATGCAGGTTCAGACCCATTTAGTAATTTCAGTACAGTGGTAGTATTATGAGTTATATATTCAACTGGAACATGGTATGAGTACACCAACCGGTACAGGGGTCAATCTTATAATAGTTGGAATGGTTTGGGTGAACTGTTTCAAgggtaccttgatgatggaacCATTAGGGTAAGTGATTAAACTCATTTATATTTTTGCACGTCTTAAAATAATGAGTGTTTTGTTTGATAGTTTTCCCaaattttttattcattttgataATTGTCAAGAAATTTTGTCCAATTTATTCACCGATACTCTTGAATTCATTAAACTAAATGTTACTGTACTAGGCCTTGAACTTTGCTTTTAATGGTTACTTTCTTTACTCTTTAGTTTCAAAAAGGACAAAGAGGTTTACTGAGAATAGTTCACCGGTAATTATCAGTTAGTTTCTTATGAAATGTAAGAAGAACGGTTGTTTACAGCATTAATAGAATTACAATAAAAAAAAGagtatttttaaaaccctaattatgttttAAAGGTATTGTATTTTACTTTGATctctaatgtctcttattttttgTTGGATCAGAGTGTTAGATAATGCAATGCTGGCGAAGACTGTACTGAGAGAGGTCTTCAAACACGGTGGTGCAATCATACAGTGAGGAGGTAATGGTTAAAGTGATgctctaactttttctttttgatcataATTTTCACATTCTCCATTTTCCTCTGTCTTGCCGTCTCTATGTTTTCTAACTATtttgtttttctcattttctccAGGCGttgcttcttctttcttcctgTAACGTGATTACATTGTAAATTTTCTGCATAATACTGTAAAATTCGTGGCAACTATTTAATTTTTTTCACTGTTTAATTGGGGGTATGGAATGTTTTAAATGTCTATGTAATATATTTGATTGGTAGAAAATTTATTAGGTCATGTTTGTTGTATGGGTACAGTTTATTTGTTTAATAGATTGGTGATTTTTTATTCTTATTCTCGAAGCTCCTCGAACCGAGGAACGTTGCGGCATCACCTTGAAGTCGCCCGCCAATTTGTCGGCTCTACAACATTGCCATCACCTCTGCATTCTAATAGGAATATTAGAATGCAGGATTTCCTATTTTTTGTCTGATATATCAAGTTGTCCAAAAGTTATAATGAAACTTTAAGTTTGCTAATTTATAATAAAATGGTGGTGGTTAATTCTGAGTATGCATCGGGACGGGGCGAGGGGAAGCCGAGCCAAGCATGCATTGAGACGGGACGAGGCGAAACCGAACCACACCACGTCAAAAAGCTAAGCATGCATTGGGACGGGGTGAGGCGAAGCCAAGCCACACTAAATCAGAAATCCTAAGCATATTGGGACGGGGTGAGGCGAACCAAGCCACACCAAATTAGAAATCCTAAGCATCATCGGGACtggacgaggcgaagccgagccatacCAGATATAAAATTCTATGAGACTGGGTAGGGAGAACCCCCACGATACCAAATAAAAATGCACGACGAGCAAGGTAAAACCACAtcacaacaaaataaaaatatggttaaaagtaaaaagaaactaaagatgatttctgGGTCTTCCcgagcgtagcacgggcacaaaatctagtctgCATAATCACTCCATTGTCATACACCTTCACAGCACCATCTCATACATCATCTGCATCCACCAACTTGCATACCATCTGCATCACCACCTCCTCTGCATAATTATCATCCATCACCTGCATACACTACGTGCATTCATCTCCATCATACACCCACAGCATAGCATCACCATCTTTACCACATGCATACAGTCCACATCAATCCACCAGTTCTGCACTTCATCAGTTCACCTGCATACTTGCATATCCATCATCTCATACATCTACAACATCAAAAACAGCAGCTgcagtccattccatcaccaccaccagcactTCCACAATCCATCGCCAGCTCCTTCATCCGCAACAGACTACCAAGCATCCATATCAACAACAAGTGAGCACCACCAGTCGCAACTCCATCGCATCCAGGCCATCACCACTAGCTACATCACTTCACGAGCTGGACACTTTGTGTCATTGGTTTGAACTATCTTTTAGTTTTGTTTGTAGCTTGCTGTTTTGCTATATTTGATTATGAACCCCAGCAGCTAATTGCATCCTTATTAGGGACGATTTTGACGTCCGAAACTTGAATTCGAGTTGATATTTGAACCGCCTATTTTATTGCAATTATATTATTATTGCTCATTCTCTACTATGCCAATGATGTTTGAGAATTATTTTCCAATCGTTTAAGTTGTAAATTGAATGGTTGTTTGATATTTATATTGCTAGTTAAgacctcttcgacccgtaattg includes the following:
- the LOC113285608 gene encoding uncharacterized protein LOC113285608 isoform X3 encodes the protein MPDVMAAVDQLIWSKKFGDKFCYELEFNWSRILLQWPKAFARTFLRNCKAVSMGWYKVLLLWFQVINSVTSWNSIGVEYCHNGQKPLPAPFLEIAKQSPWVGTKVINSVTSWNSIGVEYCYNGQKPLPAPFLEIAKQSPWVGTKIVMMFCGDPLIPIIVTPLGSDPFSNFSTVVVL
- the LOC113285608 gene encoding uncharacterized protein LOC113285608 isoform X4, which translates into the protein MVNSERLVCRIAVYKTLYTFGSYMPDVMAAVDQLIWSKKFGDKFCYELEFNWSRILLQWPKAFARTFLRNCKAVSMGWYKGYKFCYELEFNWSRILPQWPKAFACTFLRNCKAVSMGWYKGYKFCYELEFNWSRILLQWPKAFACTFLRNCKAVSMGWYKGSDPFSNFSTVVVL
- the LOC113285608 gene encoding uncharacterized protein LOC113285608 isoform X1 encodes the protein MVNSERLVCRIAVYKTLYTFGSYMPDVMAAVDQLIWSKKFVLLLWFQVINSVTSWNSIGVEYCYNGQKPLPAPFLEIAKQSPWVGTKVINSVTSWNSIGVEYCHNGQKPLPAPFLEIAKQSPWVGTKVINSVTSWNSIGVEYCYNGQKPLPAPFLEIAKQSPWVGTKIVMMFCGDPLIPIIVTPLGSDPFSNFSTVVVL
- the LOC113285608 gene encoding uncharacterized protein LOC113285608 isoform X2 — encoded protein: MVNSERLVCRIAVYKTLYTFGSYMPDVMAAVDQLIWSKKFVLLLWFQVINSVTSWNSIGVEYCYNGQKPLPAPFLEIAKQSPWVGTKVINSVTSWNSIGVEYCHNGQKPLPAPFLEIAKQSPWVGTKVINSVTSWNSIGVEYCYNGQKPLPAPFLEIAKQSPWVGTKVQTHLVISVQW